A single region of the Schizosaccharomyces osmophilus chromosome 3, complete sequence genome encodes:
- the rpl6 gene encoding 60S ribosomal protein L6, with amino-acid sequence MSTVKVNGAKNGGERQVLPAGEAAAKYYPVLRENVPKKTRKAVRPTKLRASLQPGTVCIMLAGRFRGKRVVVLSQLEDTLVVTGPFKVNGVPLRRVNHRYVIATSAPKLDVSGIPVEKFNQAYFAKPKRSGPLKKDEAFFAENAPKKALPAERVADQKAVDAKLLPAIKAVPNMKEYLAASFALSNGDRPHLMKF; translated from the coding sequence ATGTCTACAGTCAAGGTTAACGGAGCCAAGAATGGCGGAGAACGTCAGGTTTTGCCTGCTGGTGAAGCCGCCGCTAAATACTACCCTGTTTTACGCGAAAATGTCCCTAAGAAGACCCGTAAGGCTGTTCGCCCTACCAAGCTCCGTGCTTCTTTACAACCCGGAACTGTTTGCATTATGTTGGCTGGTCGCTTCCGTGGTAAGCGTGTTGTCGTCCTTAGCCAATTGGAAGACACTCTTGTTGTTACTGGTCCCTTCAAGGTCAACGGTGTTCCCCTTCGTCGTGTCAACCACCGTTATGTGATCGCCACTTCTGCCCCTAAGCTTGATGTCTCTGGCATTCCCGTTGAAAAGTTCAACCAAGCTTACTTTGCTAAGCCCAAGCGTAGCGGTCCCCTTAAGAAGGATGAAGCTTTCTTTGCTGAAAACGCTCCCAAGAAGGCTCTCCCCGCCGAACGTGTCGCTGACCAAAAGGCTGTTGATGCCAAGCTTCTCCCTGCCATCAAGGCTGTTCCCAACATGAAGGAATACCTTGCTGCTTCCTTTGCATTGTCTAACGGTGACCGCCCTCACTTGATGAAGTTTTAA
- the epe1 gene encoding histone demethylase (H3-K36 specific), Jmjc domain Epe1 → MDPWFEYDDILNQEFTQAANFPAVSEVEESLASFEPTFQKFDALPPSPEDHASALVHSLQTHSSHLTANPTYVNPSQINPFEYASLISNSECHYPISPNATLSEASTPELSNPQARYLKNKRKKTQLYTKLHPNHYALLSKSFDEDPFPRMSSQDINLEYLRQTGFNDPIIFPSVDTQNTNQLTLSKIAILVGNDCPLHIVDVVTQRQISNKMTMKQWLQYMRQKPSERSRIYDVLSFEVSTTKLALYVRKPDIVRDLDLVNIVWPPSAFASGDCPHVDTYCQMSAENSYIDFHIEFGGSSAYYNILDGHKIFYLIPPSQKHWNAYISWLTASESKRESFLPDMVDKCYHVEVRAKETIIIPSGWIYAVKTPCDTIAISGNFLTSLHIQSQIYINELEVNLGIEREFQFPCFESIMWYTAVHFYFAFPDNGPRDGIDDMLSIYETGSLLEIEKFTSQELQGFEELLNYIYIRAQILRECDFIVDIEQNNVQIQENNGFEVAWAMVPPSLEEVCVDFVKKFGTWFTYHHGRSIYMPFLYRAQETNIRRRDKRKTPQKVTITCHRPTKGQLFSAVVVHTRKSFIEACKLEEERSIKRAKTTVEREDIQKANNDKLVDRFFYPRSSNTDTNILGPSILIFSKKINTSFIKKLLQNNSFTVSLNRQVVRVFRSFTRQKRMLSLRSFLNEFPKISNSCSHKRLKQKPASDTGDYALLSQEHALILHPQIFLKRSSNSLSLTHYFSLEDFYKGHSKKVHNESTLHHQPERTALVLDSSYHNQKACENMDFYMDNKEIYAKKNNFLGFSTLVSSPSSNEDSSFLEDCFDIADAISSPSKQNMSKRKLDEQDTFQGKNQLKPIRTSTRIKSMGDLQMKNSSNSQSAIDSHFYSTKPFKESIKDEKHVTKVENNNKRHFDGRNSNVQSLDDQDQDHIYDFADGPPPKIRLKLS, encoded by the coding sequence ATGGATCCTTGGTTTGAGTATGATGATATTCTAAACCAGGAATTTACTCAAGCGGCGAATTTCCCAGCTGTTTCAGAAGTTGAGGAGAGTttagcttcttttgaacctacatttcaaaaattcgaCGCGTTACCTCCATCCCCTGAAGACCATGCTTCCGCGCTAGTTCATAGTTTGCAAACCCACTCTAGCCATCTTACAGCAAACCCTACATACGTGAATCCATCCCAGATCAATCCTTTTGAATATGCTTCCTTAATAAGCAATTCTGAATGCCACTATCCTATAAGTCCCAATGCTACATTATCGGAAGCTTCCACACCCGAATTATCAAACCCGCAAGCTCGATACCTCAAAAATAAGCGCAAGAAAACTCAGCTTTACACAAAGCTTCATCCCAATCATTATGCACTTCTTTCGAAGTCCTTCGATGAAGATCCTTTTCCTCGCATGTCTTCGCAAGACATAAACCTTGAATATCTTCGTCAAACGGGTTTTAATGATCCTATAATTTTTCCATCGGTTGATACTCAAAATACAAATCAGCTTACCCTTAGTAAAATTGCTATTCTCGTTGGAAATGATTGTCCTCTTCATATAGTCGATGTGGTCACACAAAGGCAAATTTCCAACAAAATGACCATGAAGCAATGGTTGCAATATATGAGACAGAAGCCTTCTGAACGCTCTAGAATATACGATGTTTTAAGCTTTGAAGTATCGACTACAAAACTTGCTCTTTATGTTCGGAAACCCGACATTGTTCGCGACCTTGACCTTGTAAATATTGTTTGGCCACCCAGTGCTTTTGCTTCAGGGGATTGTCCTCATGTAGATACTTATTGTCAAATGTCAGCCGAAAACTCTTATATCGATTTTCATATAGAATTTGGTGGATCGAGCGCTTACTATAATATATTGGATGGTCACAAAATCTTTTATCTGATCCCCCCCAGCCAAAAACACTGGAATGCTTATATATCTTGGCTTACAGCAAGTGAAAGCAAGCGAGAGTCTTTTCTACCAGATATGGTGGATAAATGCTATCATGTGGAAGTTCgagcaaaagaaaccatTATCATTCCTTCTGGTTGGATTTATGCAGTTAAAACACCGTGTGATACAATTGCGATCTCTGGCAATTTTCTCACTAGTCTTCATATTCAATCTCAGATTTATATCAACGAACTGGAGGTCAACCTAGGTATTGAGCGAGAATTTCAATTTCCATGCTTTGAAAGTATTATGTGGTATACTGCAGTTCATTTctactttgcttttcctgaTAATGGTCCGAGAGATGGCATAGATGACATGCTCTCGATATACGAAACGGGTTCGTTATTAGAGATAGAAAAATTTACATCTCAAGAACTGCAAggatttgaagaattgcttaattatatttatatacgCGCACAAATACTTCGAGAATGTGACTTCATAGTGGATATTGAGCAAAACAATGTTCAAATACAGGAAAATAATGGATTTGAAGTTGCATGGGCAATGGTTCCTCCTTCATTGGAGGAAGTTTGTGTTgattttgttaaaaaattcGGAACTTGGTTTACCTATCATCATGGTCGCAGTATTTATATGCCGTTTCTCTACAGGGCTCAAGAAACGAACATTAGAAGGAGAGATAAGAGGAAAACTCCTCAAAAAGTTACTATCACCTGCCATCGACCTACAAAAGGTCAGCTATTTTCAGCAGTTGTTGTTCACACTCGCAAGTCCTTCATCGAAGCTTGCAAgctagaagaagaaagaagtaTAAAAAGGGCGAAAACAACTGTCGAAAGGGAAGatatacaaaaagcaaataatgATAAACTCGTGGACCGGTTCTTTTATCCAAGAAGTAGCAATACTGATACAAATATCCTGGGCCCTTCTATATTaattttctcaaaaaaaatcaatactAGTTTTATCAAAAAACTACTTCAAAATAACTCTTTTACAGTTTCCCTTAATCGTCAAGTTGTACGGGTTTTTAGAAGTTTCACTCGGCAAAAGCGAATGCTATCACTACGATcgtttttgaatgaatttcCTAAAATTTCTAATAGTTGTTCGCATAAAAGgttaaaacaaaaaccagCCAGTGACACTGGTGATTATGCTTTACTATCGCAGGAACATGCTCTAATACTACACCCACAGATCTTCCTTAAGCGTTCTAGTAATTCATTGTCGCTTACACactatttttctttggaggATTTTTACAAAGGCCATAGCAAGAAGGTGCATAATGAATCTACTTTGCATCACCAACCTGAAAGAACAGCACTGGTTCTAGATTCTAGTTATCATAATCAAAAAGCATGTGAAAATATGGATTTTTATATggataataaagaaatctATGCTAAGaagaataattttttgGGCTTCTCAACGTTGGTCTCATCACCATCAAGCAATGAAGATAGCTCGTTCCTGGAAGATTGTTTTGACATAGCAGACGCGATTTCTTCCccaagtaaacaaaatatgTCAAAGCGGAAACTTGACGAACAGGATACgtttcaaggaaaaaatcAGCTGAAACCAATAAGAACATCAACCAGAATAAAGTCGATGGGCGATTTGCAGATGAAAAACTCCAGCAATTCCCAATCAGCAATTGATTCTCATTTTTACTCAACAAAACCGTTTAAGGAATCAATAAAGGACGAGAAACATGTTACTAAAGTTGAGAATAATAACAAAAGACATTTCGATGGACGGAACAGCAATGTCCAATCCTTAGATGACCAGGATCAAGATCACATTTACGATTTTGCGGATGGACCACCTCCCAAAATCCGTTTGAAGTTGTCGTAA
- a CDS encoding Rab GTPase binding, with translation MGRELTTYPEHACVKPKPMAYYNNPANLQYYQGTLPETNSYAAQARSSGFYDEPLSEPLSQGWLAAFSTGGYPGEPSLLEELDINFGHIKQKTTHVLNPFKHVDVHIMDDTDMAGPVLFCLLFSTFLSLHGRSHFGYIYGIALLGSLSLHLVLRLMSARNLFYTRTVSVLGYSLLPLVVVAFFKNLISFNGILGYVCAAFASIWSTYAASAMFVAILQVNNMRFLVAYPIALFYAVFAVVTVFSK, from the exons ATGGGAAGAGAATTGACTACGTACCCAGAGCATGCATGTGTGAAACCAAAACCCATGGCTTATTACAACAATCCAGCAAATTTACAGTATTACCAAGGGACTCTTCCCGAAACAAATTCCTATGCTGCACAGGCACGATCTTCTGGGTTTTATGATGAGCCTTTAAGTGAACCTCTAAGCCAAGGTTGGCTCGCTGCATTTTCTACCGGTGGATACCCAGGAGAACCCTCATTGCTTGAGGAATTAGACATCAATTTCGGTCacataaaacaaaaa ACCACACACGTACTGAATCCCTTCAAACATGTAGATGTTCATATAATGGATGACACTGATATGGCTGGCCCGGTGCTATTCTGTTTGTTATTCAGTACCTTTCTCTCCTTACACGGTCGATCCCATTTTGGATATATTTATGGAATAGCTCTACTCGGTTCACTCAGTTTGCATCTCGTTTTACGCTTAATGTCTGCGAGGAACTTATTTTACACCCGCACTGTCAGCGTCTTGGGATACTCTTTGCTTCCCTTGGTAGTAGTagccttttttaaaaacttGATATCTTTTAA CGGAATTCTGGGATATGTCTGTGCTGCTTTTGCATCTATATGGAGCACATATGCTGCCAGTGCTATGTTTGTTGCCATTCTCCAAGTCAACAATATGCGCTTCCTTGTCGCCTATCCCATTGCTCTATTTTACGCCGTATTTGCTGTCGTTActgttttttcaaaataa
- the nnr2 gene encoding NADHX dehydratase Nnr2: MSSSQKGNLLTRVKRIIPPLSGSAHKGQAGRVGIFGGCQHYTGAPYYSSMSSMLFGTDQSHIFCEKNAANVIKSYSPDLIVHPFLREKENKNPGDSIDGIMELVKPMMERLHAIVIGPGLGRDEWMLETLARVIQYAREKEMPMVIDADGLFLVQQRPELVSGYHNVVLTPNVVEFKRLCDKVNVQSEGSDACQKLAKKLNLLIVQKGKEDIISDGGTIYACSVPGGLKRCGGQGDILTGILVTFLAWRKAYLGKQWDIEGDMDAKECLFLAAYGACATTRWCSRVSFKESGRATQSSDLVRHVGQVYNALMDDEIPSSEQPIKE, translated from the coding sequence ATGTCATCGTCTCAGAAGGGAAATCTTTTGACTCGTGTCAAGCGTATTATACCACCATTGTCTGGATCAGCGCATAAGGGACAGGCTGGCCGAGTGGGTATTTTTGGCGGTTGCCAGCATTATACTGGAGCTCCTTACTATTCTTCTATGAGTTCTATGCTCTTTGGCACTGACCAAAGCCATATCTTCTGTGAAAAGAATGCTGCAAACGTTATAAAAAGCTATTCTCCTGACCTAATTGTACATCCTTTCTTAcgagaaaaggaaaacaaaaacccTGGTGACTCTATTGATGGTATCATGGAACTTGTCAAGCCTATGATGGAACGATTGCATGCCATCGTTATCGGTCCAGGCTTGGGCCGTGATGAATGGATGCTAGAGACTCTTGCCAGAGTTATTCAGTATGCTcgggaaaaggaaatgccTATGGTAATTGATGCAGATGGTCTCTTCTTAGTTCAACAGCGCCCTGAACTAGTGAGCGGATATCATAATGTGGTATTGACGCCTAATGTCGTGGAGTTTAAACGTCTTTGTGACAAAGTAAATGTTCAAAGCGAAGGCTCTGATGCCTGCCAAAAGCTGGCCAAAAAGTTGAATCTTTTGATTGTccaaaaaggtaaagaagATATAATTTCGGATGGGGGTACAATCTACGCTTGCTCTGTTCCCGGAGGATTAAAACGATGTGGTGGTCAAGGCGATATCCTTACTGGTATTCTTGTTACTTTCCTTGCTTGGCGAAAGGCTTACTTGGGTAAACAGTGGGATATTGAAGGCGACATGGATGCTAAGGAATGCTTGTTTTTGGCAGCATATGGAGCTTGTGCCACTACTAGATGGTGCAGCCGTGTATCGTTCAAAGAATCTGGAAGGGCAACACAGTCAAGTGACTTGGTTCGCCATGTTGGTCAAGTTTACAATGCTCTAATGGATGATGAAATTCCATCAAGTGAACAGCCGATTAAGGAATAG
- the str2 gene encoding plasma membrane siderophore-iron transmembrane transporter Str2: protein MNQNYGTMETNEPSTNGFYNKNTIESHLTDQERQLAVSPRTQVDRRSDMSLEGVSKVQAIASTWSRKSVIIAYLGLYLLAFASSLEQQTTVSLQRYATSNFSAHSNLATINLVSNILLAVVRAPMVKAGDVFGRTESITLALCMAVFGYILLACSRNIGTFTLAYIIYICGQTGIGILSQLIIADTSSLLNRGILSAIPEQPYLLTVWMGPGLAQAFHPERAMGWRIGYGIWAIILPIVSLPLLLSLYSNQQKAKAAGLYREHHQFFNKSTFYNFWQELDGVGILLFISGFGLFLLPFSHSSTVVSPDSNLLTCFTMGLGLLLLIALCVYDTKYAVYPIFALRSLKDRTVLGACFLIFLYFMTYSIFSNFFTSYLQVTHDLSIDVSGLIVNVFIFSMTTSAICSGFLMKKFARFKILLKFSIPLYLLGLIGYILFGFDNENINIRRIVFMLFVAGVGGGLLTLSAQVAVQSVSSHTKVGQNLTLYLTFSSVGGAFGSAIAGGVWSKELPYRLLTSLEGLLPVPEIESIFRDLRTALSYPQGSHIRNLINESYSSTQKDLFRVSLIFSILMIIGLYIIRDVSLSPESQDEPAD, encoded by the exons ATGAATCAGAATTATGGAACTATGGAGACAAATGAACCTTCTACCAATGGTTTTTACAATAAGAACACGATAGAAAGCCATTTGACCGATCAAGAAAGACAACTGGCGGTTTCACCAAGAACTCAGGTTGATCGACGGTCAGACATGTCCTTGGAAGGAGTCTCAAAAGTACAAGCCATTGCCTCTACTTGGTCAAGAAAATCAGTTATTATTGCATATTTAGG CCTTTATTTATTAgcatttgcttcttcaCTAGAGCAACAAACAACTGTTTCTCTACAAAGATATGCCACTAGCAATTTTTCTGCTCATTCTAATTTGGCTACTATCAATCTCGTTAGCAATATACTCTTGGCCGTGGTTCGTGCTCCTATGGTCAAAGCAGGTGATGTATTTGGTCGTACAGAAAGCATAACTCTAGCTTTATGCATGGCTGTTTTTGGCTATATCCTCTTAGCCTGTTCACGAAACATTGGAACGTTTACCCTTGCTTACATCATCTATATTTGTGGTCAAACCGGCATTGGGATACTCTCTCAGCTCATTATTGCTGATACATCTTCTCTGTTAAACAGGGGAATTTTATCCGCTATTCCTGAACAGCCCTACCTTCTTACTGTCTGGATGGGACCAGGCCTTGCCCAAGCATTTCATCCTGAGAGAGCCATGGGTTGGAGAATTGGATACGGCATATGGGCCATTATACTTCCTATAGTATCTCTCCCTCTCTTACTTTCACTATATTCTAATCAACAAAAAGCTAAAGCAGCCGGCCTATACAGAGAACACcatcaattttttaataagtCTACTTTTTATAACTTTTGGCAAGAATTAGATGGAGTCGGAATTTTATTATTCATTTCTGGATTCGGGTtgttccttcttcctttttcccACTCTAGCACAGTTGTATCTCCCGATTCTAATTTACTAACCTGCTTCACCATGGGATTGGGTCTACTTCTACTTATTGCTCTCTGTGTTTATGATACCAAGTACGCTGTTTACCCGATTTTTGCTTTGCGTTCTTTGAAAGATCGCACTGTATTGGGTGCGTGTTTCCTGATTTTCTTGTACTTTATGACCTAttccattttttcaaactttttcaCCTCGTACTTACAGGTAACGCATGACCTTTCCATAGACGTTAGTGGTTTAATTGTCAATGtgtttatattttccaTGACCACTTCCGCTATTTGCTCTGGCTTCCTTATGAAAAAGTTTGCACGTTTTAAAATACTACTGAAGTTTTCTATTCCTTTGTACCTTCTCGGACTTATCGgttacattctttttggatttgataatgaaaatataaatattcGAAGGATTGTTTTTATGCTCTTTGTCGCTGGCGTTGGAGGCGGATTACTTACTCTTAGTGCTCAGGTGGCAGTTCAATCCGTGTCTTCGCATACGAAGGTAGGCCAGAATTTAACACTGTATCTGaccttttcttctgttgGAGGTGCCTTTGGGTCTGCTATAGCAGGTGGTGTTTGGAGCAAGGAGCTTCCTTATAGGTTACTTACAAGCCTAGAAGGATTACTACCAGTTCCTGAAATTGAGTCTATTTTCCGAGATTTACGAACAGCTCTGTCTTACCCTCAGGGCTCCCACATAAGAAACTTAATTAATGAATCGTATTCTTCTACTCAGAAGGACTTGTTTCGAGTCTCcctaattttttcaattttaatgattattGGTCTTTATATAATTAGAGATGTTTCTTTATCCCCCGAATCTCAAGACGAACCGGCTGATTAA
- the spt3 gene encoding SAGA complex subunit Spt3 has protein sequence MSKYRVEIQQMMFILGEVQDPLPETIQLVEELIRGQVMEMLIQANELSIRKGAKSINVEDLFFLIRHDRAKVNRLKTYLSWKEVRKKAKEQDANAADTKELFEEVESKTKTLTAPVAMPWEVKNMFSEPVPETEEFEDDDDMMEMAYATRERLKLADERTKKMTREEYVHWSECRQASFTYRKGKRFREWCGMSVLTETRPDNDIVDILGFLTFEIVATLTEEALAVKQRMDQMQDNTRHGSYHVPNHPKERYLFDGLTEGRTPLQIFHVLEAFRRLQVPNKKHTSMRSFNGGLVKSRVYLI, from the coding sequence ATGAGTAAATACAGAGTTGAAATTCAGCAAATGATGTTTATTTTGGGAGAGGTACAGGATCCTCTCCCAGAAACTATTCAATTAGTGGAAGAATTAATTCGAGGACAAGTCATGGAAATGTTGATCCAAGCAAATGAACTATCTATACGAAAGGGCGCAAAATCCATTAACGTTGaggatttattttttttaattcgGCACGATCGAGCAAAAGTCAACCGGCTCAAGACATATTTATCATGGAAAGAAGTCCGAAAAAAGGCCAAAGAACAAGATGCTAATGCCGCCGATacaaaagaactttttgaagaggTAGAATCCAAGACGAAAACATTGACTGCTCCCGTGGCCATGCCATGGGAGGTGAAAAATATGTTTTCAGAGCCAGTACCAGAAACTGAAGAGTTTGAGGACGATGATGACATGATGGAGATGGCATATGCGACAAGAGAAAGGTTAAAACTAGCTGATGAACGgacgaaaaaaatgacCAGAGAGGAATATGTTCACTGGAGTGAGTGTCGTCAAGCTAGTTTTACGTACCGAAAAGGAAAGCGCTTTCGCGAATGGTGTGGTATGTCTGTGTTAACAGAAACTCGTCCAGATAACGACATAGTTGATATTTTGGGCTTTTTGACTTTTGAGATCGTTGCGACCTTAACGGAAGAGGCTTTGGCAGTCAAACAAAGGATGGACCAAATGCAAGATAATACAAGACATGGGAGTTATCATGTTCCAAACCATCCAAAGGAGCGTTATTTGTTTGATGGTCTAACTGAGGGTAGGACGCCTTTGCAAATATTTCATGTCTTGGAAGCTTTTAGACGATTACAAGTACCCAACAAAAAACACACTTCTATGAGAAGCTTTAATGGCGGATTGGTCAAATCAAGAGTCTATTTAATTTAG
- the apn1 gene encoding AP endonuclease, minor transcript isoform Apn1, translating to MSEVQKVCETKTVAEVEVKEEKPVLTEEATTSNEKMMGKYIGAHISAAGGVFNSLINMKNINAASCAFFVKSQRKWTSADMPEEIAEKFRELAKEYKFDTKKHALVHGSYLINMANADKQKREQAYDCFLDDLKRCERLGVGNYNFHPGSTATCTKEEGINNLADCINRAHEATKDVVIVTENMAGQGNCLGGTFSDFAALKTKIKNLDRWKVCLDTCHSFAAGYDLRTKESYEKVIEDFDKTVGVQYIGGWHLNDSKAPLGSNRDLHENIGLGFLGLEPFRLIMNDSRWDGIPMVLETPAKTPETWANELVTLRALVGKSADDSYVLEESKRLAGMGESSRKDQMSKFEQKEAKRGGKKRKDELTTNQTTIKTVKRTRKTVEASEA from the exons ATGTCAGAAGTCCAAAAAGTTtgtgaaacaaaaacagtAGCTGAAGTGGAAGTCAAAGAGGAAAAGCCTGTCCTTACTGAAGAAGCTACTACATCAAACGAAAAGATGATGGGAAAGTATATTGGTGCTCACATATCTGCTGCTGGTGGCGTATTTAATTCCTTAATtaatatgaaaaacataAA TGCTGCAAGCTGCGCATTCTTTGTCAAATCTCAAAGGAAATGGACATCTGCAGATATGCCAGAGGAAATCGCAGAAAAGTTTCGAGAACTGGCCAAGGAGTACAAATTCGATACCAAAAAGCATGCCCTTGTTCATGGTAGTTACCTTATAAATATGGCAAACGCagacaaacaaaaacgcGAACAGGCTTATGattgttttcttgatgATTTAAAGCGATGTGAGCGTTTGGGTGTAGGGAATTACAATTTTCA TCCAGGAAGTACTGCCACTTgtacaaaagaagaaggcaTCAACAATTTAGCAGATTGCATTAATCGTGCTCATGAAGCTACAAAAGATGTGGTCATTGTTACTGAAAACATGGCTGGTCAGGGAAATTGTCTTGGGGGAACTTTCAGTGACTTTGCAGcattgaaaacaaagatcAAGAATTTGGATCGCTGGAAAGTTTGCTTGGATACCTGTCACTCCTTTGCTGCTGGTTATGATTTACgcacaaaagaaagttatGAAAAAGTCATAGAAGACTTTGACAAAACGGTTGGTGTACAGTATATCGGTGGATGGCACTTGAATGACTCAAAAGCTCCATTAGGAAGTAACCGTGATTTGCATGAGAACATTGGTTTGGGATTTTTGGGATTGGAGCCATTCCGATTAATTATGAATGATTCCAGGTGGGACGGAATCCCCATGGTCCTTGAAACACCTGCTAAGACACCAGAAACATGGGCAAACGAGCTTGTAACCCTTCGCGCACTGGTAGGAAAATCCGCTGATGACTCTTACGTTCTTGAGGAGAGTAAACGACTAGCTGGCATGGGCGAGTCATCACGGAAAGACCAAATGAGCAAGTTTGAGCAGAAGGAAGCAAAACGGGGCGgaaaaaaacgaaaggaTGAGCTGACTACCAATCAGACAACTATAAAGACAGTGAAGCGAACACGAAAGACCGTAGAAGCCTCCGAAGCGTAA
- the jmj4 gene encoding histone demethylase jmj4: MSTSVSSYSGFSPKKEDKVPVLDSVNHISPEQFYKDYVSKRLPVVIKSPLPETDWKGYLWKQEDYFLEKVGQSVCKIEPIDPSTGTFGQGMSRNEMTIAEFLERLKAGERLYLTTQYDESDDVLDGDDEVSLLVKSLCPAPTNNLLSDFSLTPALMGNLVPQQCNIWIGRSEDGTSSGLHHDYHDNIYTVVKGHKRFVILSPDSAVHLQLAGKISKIHPNGLISYEGEDRSQRSDGLTELDAAIAHTQFLEKKLADSKEVQASEDTILKLEAEYEAEMDNVLQMQLGGETDDWDELQEGDADSLLNESPTEKEDGLSSANVEDQLDNEEEVSQPNNENPSLPDHFTKITVPGLHKYLDFEDAKDVTVSEDERTSLSKTHPLVVDLEPGDMFYLPASWFHEVTSSSPEGESNIHVAFNYWFHPPDNLQNFDHPYEDSDVWKAKRSMVSKAIQRLYATTGTSEKRNLEGESSTSQKQTKKRVQ; encoded by the exons atGTCCACTTCCGTTTCTTCTTATAGCG GTTTCTCCCCTAAGAAAGAAGATAAAGTTCCTGTTTTGGACAGCGTAAATCACATTTCACCCGAGcaattttataaagattATGTCTCTAAGCGACTTCCTGTGGTCATAAAATCGCCTCTTCCAGAGACAGACTGGAAGGGCTATCTTTGGAAACAAGAAGattattttcttgaaaaggttGGGCAAAGTGTGTGCAAGATCGAACCTATAGATCCTTCTACTGGGACTTTTGGTCAGGGAATGAGTCGTAATGAGATGACCATTGCAGAGTTTTTAGAGCGACTAAAAGCAGGTGAACGTCTGTATTTGACAACCCAATACGACGAGTCAGATGATGTTTTGGATGGTGATGATGAAGTTTCTTTACTTGTTAAGTCGTTGTGCCCAGCGCCAACGAACAATCTATTATCCGATTTCTCTTTGACTCCTGCGTTGATGGGAAATCTCGTTCCTCAGCAATGTAATATCTGGATTGGTAGAAGCGAGGACGGCACTTCTTCTGGTCTTCACCATGATTATCATGACAACATTTATACTGTTGTAAAAGGCCACAAACGATTTGTGATTCTTTCGCCTGATAGTGCGGTTCATCTTCAGTTGGCTGGcaaaatatccaaaattCACCCGAATGGACTTATTTCCTACGAAGGTGAAGATCGTTCTCAACGTAGTGATGGCTTGACAGAACTAGATGCTGCTATAGCGCACACTCAGTttctggaaaagaaattagcTGATTCAAAAGAGGTCCAGGCTTCGGAGGACACCATTCTAAAGCTAGAGGCAGAATATGAAGCAGAAATGGACAATGTCCTTCAGATGCAGCTTGGCGGAGAAACAGATGATTGGGACGAATTGCAAGAAGGTGATGCTGATAGCTTACTCAATGAATCTCCAACTGAGAAGGAGGATGGCTTATCTTCCGCAAATGTCGAAGATCAATTGGATAACGAAGAGGAAGTTTCTCAGCCGAATAATGAAAATCCCTCTCTACCCGATCATTTCACAAAAATTACGGTACCTGGATTACACAAGTACTTGGACTTTGAAGATGCTAAGGACGTTACAGTGTCTGAAGACGAAAGAACCTCTCTATCAAAGACACATCCTTTAGTTGTAGACTTGGAACCCGGTGATATGTTTTATTTGCCTGCGAGTTGGTTCCACGAAGTTACATCTTCAAGTCCGGAAGGAGAAAGCAATATTCACGTAGCATTCAACTACTGGTTTCATCCTCCGGAtaatttgcaaaattttGATCACCCATACGAGGATAGCGATGTATGGAAGGCAAAACGGTCAATGGTTTCTAAAGCTATACAGCGTTTGTATGCTACCACTGGTACCagtgaaaaaagaaatttagAAGGAGAATCATCTACATCACAAAAGCAGACTAAGAAAAGGGTACAATAG